A window from Hymenobacter volaticus encodes these proteins:
- the recQ gene encoding DNA helicase RecQ → MLFAAEPLAPTLDSARRVLKKYYGYDSFRPMQEDIIQSILSGRDTVVLMPTGGGKSVCFQVPAVVSEGVCVVVSPLIALMKDQVEALKANGISAAYINSSIGQSEQNAICSDCANGYLKLLYVSPEKLLSPGFLQFLQRLRVSMFAIDEAHCISSWGHDFRPEYTQLRVLRDQFPNTPIIALTATADRLTQRDIQKQLRLHEPQVFLSSFDRPNLNLIVRPGQDRVGGILDFIERHPGESGIVYCLSRKQCETLTQKLQAKKIKAGFYHAGMTPNQRGAVQEGFLKDDLQVIVATIAFGMGIDKSNVRWVMHYNLPKNIEGYYQEIGRGGRDGAPATAVLFYSFADVLQLREMLTKENPQLTQLNLTKLERMQQFAEAASCRRKILLHYFGETLTQDCGNCDICRNPPTTFDGSLIAQKALSAVVRMRERASIGLLIDVLRGMRNQAVLSGGYDQIKTYGAGSDLPYLDWYSYIHQMLNDGLLYIAYEEGYALKITDLGREVLQGQRPLALKKFQPAEKAEKPKRGRKAATETTAPVSREVQLYEALRALRKRIADEQNVPPYVIFTDATLQEMANERPVSRMAMLGVSGVGMKKFENYGEVFIKEIMAHGGNPAELDDSDDDLPTNLDPDDFSAPAPLASVSLKLKPVTPWTPHFSCTAWA, encoded by the coding sequence ATGTTATTTGCTGCCGAACCCCTCGCTCCTACGCTCGATTCTGCTCGTCGCGTCCTAAAGAAATACTATGGTTATGACAGCTTCCGGCCTATGCAGGAAGACATCATCCAGAGTATTCTGAGTGGGCGCGACACGGTGGTGCTTATGCCAACGGGCGGTGGCAAATCGGTGTGCTTTCAGGTGCCAGCCGTGGTTAGCGAAGGCGTATGCGTGGTGGTTTCGCCGCTGATTGCTTTGATGAAGGACCAGGTGGAAGCGCTGAAAGCCAACGGTATATCGGCAGCGTACATCAACAGCAGCATTGGGCAGAGCGAGCAAAACGCCATCTGTTCGGACTGCGCCAACGGCTACCTGAAGCTGCTTTACGTTTCGCCAGAGAAGCTACTGTCGCCTGGCTTTCTGCAGTTTTTGCAGCGCCTGCGGGTGAGCATGTTTGCCATCGACGAAGCCCACTGCATCTCGTCGTGGGGGCACGACTTCCGGCCCGAGTACACGCAGTTGCGGGTGCTGCGCGACCAATTTCCGAACACGCCCATCATTGCCCTAACGGCCACCGCCGACCGCCTCACTCAGCGCGATATCCAAAAGCAACTGCGCCTGCACGAGCCGCAGGTGTTCCTGTCCAGCTTTGATAGGCCTAACCTCAACCTCATCGTGCGGCCCGGCCAGGACCGCGTAGGTGGCATCCTCGACTTTATCGAGCGCCACCCCGGCGAGTCGGGGATTGTGTATTGCCTCTCGCGCAAGCAGTGCGAAACACTGACGCAGAAACTACAAGCAAAGAAAATCAAGGCGGGTTTTTACCATGCCGGCATGACGCCCAACCAGCGTGGGGCCGTGCAAGAAGGCTTTTTGAAAGACGACTTGCAAGTGATTGTGGCTACCATCGCCTTCGGCATGGGCATCGATAAGAGCAACGTGCGGTGGGTGATGCACTACAACCTGCCAAAAAACATCGAAGGCTACTACCAGGAAATCGGGCGCGGCGGCCGCGACGGGGCGCCGGCTACGGCGGTGCTGTTCTACAGCTTCGCCGACGTGCTGCAGTTGCGCGAGATGCTCACCAAGGAGAATCCGCAACTCACTCAGCTCAACCTCACCAAGTTGGAGCGCATGCAGCAGTTTGCGGAAGCTGCCAGCTGCCGCCGCAAAATCTTGCTTCACTATTTCGGCGAGACTCTCACCCAAGACTGCGGCAACTGCGACATCTGTCGCAATCCTCCCACCACCTTCGACGGCTCCCTGATTGCGCAGAAAGCCTTGTCGGCGGTGGTCCGGATGCGCGAGAGAGCCAGCATCGGCCTGCTCATCGACGTGTTGCGCGGTATGCGCAACCAAGCCGTACTCAGCGGCGGCTACGACCAAATTAAAACCTACGGCGCCGGCTCCGACCTCCCCTACCTCGACTGGTACAGCTACATCCATCAGATGCTGAATGACGGGCTGCTATACATTGCCTACGAGGAAGGGTACGCTCTGAAAATCACCGATCTAGGCCGCGAAGTACTGCAAGGCCAGCGGCCCTTGGCGCTCAAGAAGTTTCAGCCCGCCGAGAAAGCCGAAAAGCCCAAACGGGGCCGCAAAGCTGCCACCGAAACCACTGCGCCTGTCTCACGCGAAGTGCAGCTCTACGAGGCCCTGCGTGCCCTGCGCAAGCGCATCGCCGATGAGCAAAACGTGCCGCCGTACGTCATCTTCACGGATGCTACCCTGCAAGAAATGGCCAACGAACGGCCGGTTTCGCGCATGGCAATGCTTGGCGTTTCAGGTGTGGGCATGAAGAAATTCGAGAACTACGGCGAGGTATTTATCAAGGAAATCATGGCTCACGGCGGCAATCCTGCCGAGCTCGACGATTCCGACGATGACCTGCCCACCAACCTCGACCCCGACGACTTTAGCGCTCCTGCCCCACTCGCAAGCGTGAGCCTAAAGCTGAAACCGGTAACACCATGGACACCTCATTTCAGTTGCACCGCATGGGCCTGA
- a CDS encoding helix-turn-helix domain-containing protein — protein MDTSFQLHRMGLSLEAIAERRGLTVSTVQTHLTNAYAKGSELRIADFLTPTDLAEIQTAQAQLGGSPMLRDLYDHLREKYDYFKLRLASLYFKKLRGE, from the coding sequence ATGGACACCTCATTTCAGTTGCACCGCATGGGCCTGAGTTTGGAAGCCATTGCCGAACGCCGGGGCCTAACAGTATCAACAGTGCAAACGCACCTTACCAATGCCTACGCCAAAGGAAGCGAGCTGCGCATTGCTGACTTCCTAACGCCCACCGATCTGGCTGAAATCCAAACCGCGCAGGCTCAACTCGGCGGCAGCCCCATGCTCCGTGACCTGTACGACCACCTGCGCGAGAAGTACGACTATTTCAAGCTCCGTCTAGCTTCTCTGTATTTCAAGAAGCTCCGCGGAGAGTAA
- a CDS encoding LexA family transcriptional regulator, translating into MINTNLKFWRRELALTQAQMAEKLGIKRSLVGAYEEGRAEPKLTTLVNMARLFGITLDALVTTDFSKKKNAKAALLQLQPATTEPTRPGGGNGLRILALTVDKEQNENIELVPQKAAAGYLNGYADPEYLEELPKFRLPMLGTGGTYRAFEISGDSMLPIASGTVIVGRYVDDWMTLKDGTPCIVVSSKEGIVFKRVFNRLKEGAMLALHSDNPLYSPYEIDVEDVVEIWEAKAYISSTFPIADLSLNRLASIVLDLQQQVSTMRKA; encoded by the coding sequence ATGATCAATACCAATCTTAAATTCTGGCGGCGTGAACTGGCCCTTACACAGGCCCAGATGGCCGAAAAGCTAGGTATCAAACGCTCCTTGGTGGGCGCTTACGAAGAAGGGCGTGCCGAGCCCAAGTTGACTACTCTCGTTAACATGGCTCGCCTGTTCGGCATCACGCTGGACGCCCTGGTGACCACTGACTTTAGCAAAAAGAAGAATGCTAAAGCCGCGCTGTTGCAGTTGCAGCCTGCTACCACCGAACCAACCCGTCCGGGCGGTGGCAACGGCCTGCGCATCTTAGCGCTTACGGTAGACAAAGAGCAAAACGAAAACATCGAGCTGGTGCCCCAAAAGGCCGCGGCCGGTTACCTCAATGGCTACGCCGACCCTGAGTACCTAGAGGAGCTACCAAAGTTTCGGTTGCCTATGCTCGGCACAGGTGGAACCTACCGTGCTTTCGAAATCAGCGGCGACTCCATGCTGCCCATTGCCAGTGGCACCGTTATCGTGGGCCGCTACGTGGACGACTGGATGACGCTCAAGGACGGCACGCCTTGCATTGTAGTTAGCTCCAAGGAAGGCATTGTGTTCAAGCGCGTGTTCAACCGTCTCAAGGAAGGCGCCATGCTGGCCCTGCACTCCGACAACCCACTGTACTCGCCCTACGAAATCGACGTAGAGGATGTAGTGGAAATCTGGGAAGCTAAAGCATACATCAGCAGCACCTTCCCCATTGCCGACCTCTCGCTAAACCGTCTGGCCAGCATCGTACTGGATCTGCAACAGCAGGTGTCCACCATGCGGAAGGCGTAG
- a CDS encoding pirin family protein → MIKLVSAADRHHAAPVAWLNSFFLFSFADYHDPQNVQFGPLRVFNDDTVQAQSGFPQHPHSEMEIVTLVLEGELYHEDTLGNKATIKKGDVQRMTAGTGLAHSEYNRTDKVLHLYQLWFISNQKGLAPSYEQKDVNFLDTKNELVPLVSGQKVLEDVVYMNSNTSIYWCNLREDKTVIFKTFPIRNTFIYVKEGSLFINGIDIGPNDQVRSTDEHVLEIRASKDAQFILIDLPADEANY, encoded by the coding sequence ATGATCAAGCTCGTTTCTGCCGCCGACCGTCACCACGCTGCCCCTGTAGCATGGCTCAATAGTTTCTTCCTCTTCAGTTTTGCCGACTACCACGACCCGCAGAACGTGCAGTTCGGCCCCTTGCGCGTCTTCAACGACGACACGGTGCAGGCCCAATCCGGTTTCCCACAGCATCCGCATTCGGAAATGGAAATCGTAACGCTAGTGCTGGAAGGCGAATTGTACCACGAGGATACGCTGGGCAACAAAGCCACCATCAAGAAAGGCGACGTGCAGCGCATGACGGCTGGCACCGGCCTAGCCCACTCCGAGTACAACCGCACCGATAAGGTGTTGCACCTGTATCAGCTCTGGTTTATATCCAACCAGAAAGGCTTGGCGCCTAGCTACGAACAGAAGGACGTAAACTTCCTGGATACCAAGAACGAGTTGGTACCGCTGGTATCAGGGCAGAAAGTGCTGGAAGACGTGGTGTACATGAATTCTAACACGAGTATCTACTGGTGCAATTTGCGCGAAGACAAGACGGTTATCTTTAAAACCTTCCCCATCCGCAACACCTTCATTTACGTGAAAGAAGGGTCCCTCTTCATCAACGGCATCGACATTGGGCCCAACGACCAAGTGCGCTCCACCGACGAGCATGTGCTAGAAATTCGGGCTTCCAAGGATGCGCAGTTCATACTAATCGATTTGCCAGCTGACGAGGCGAATTACTAA
- a CDS encoding alpha/beta hydrolase: MLVLLFLLVGTGSKFVQAQNKDAVLTIGNTFTLASKVLGENRRINVYYPPAYTESLTVQLPVLYMPDGGIAEDFLHVAGLVQVLVGNGTMRPFILVGIENTERRRDLTGPTTNEKDKKIAPRVGGSAAFRRFIRQELMPQIRQRYRTTPETAIVGESLAGLFVVETLLEEPDLFDTYLAFDPSLWWNNKQLVKQASSFLQTYTGKKKTLYMATSSEPEIATDGRQFAEVLQAAAKPTINWHFESMPDETHATIYHPAALKAFRFVFKPPVQGSAK; encoded by the coding sequence ATGCTTGTTCTTCTGTTTCTGCTCGTTGGCACCGGAAGCAAGTTTGTGCAGGCGCAAAATAAAGATGCTGTACTCACTATAGGAAACACCTTTACGCTAGCGTCTAAAGTATTAGGCGAGAACCGGCGCATCAACGTGTACTATCCGCCTGCTTACACTGAGTCTCTTACGGTGCAGCTTCCTGTGCTGTATATGCCTGATGGCGGCATAGCGGAAGACTTCCTGCACGTGGCCGGGCTTGTGCAGGTGCTGGTAGGCAATGGCACCATGCGCCCGTTCATCTTGGTCGGGATTGAGAACACTGAACGGCGGCGCGACCTAACGGGTCCCACAACCAATGAGAAAGACAAAAAGATTGCGCCCCGCGTAGGAGGCTCGGCCGCGTTTCGCCGGTTTATTCGCCAGGAGTTAATGCCCCAGATTCGGCAGCGCTACCGCACCACACCAGAAACCGCCATTGTCGGTGAATCGCTGGCGGGCTTATTTGTGGTGGAGACGCTGTTGGAAGAGCCCGACCTGTTCGATACCTACCTGGCATTCGACCCGAGCCTGTGGTGGAATAACAAGCAGCTAGTAAAACAAGCCAGCAGCTTCTTACAGACCTATACCGGTAAAAAGAAAACGCTGTATATGGCCACAAGCAGCGAGCCTGAAATTGCCACCGACGGCCGCCAATTTGCCGAGGTACTACAAGCAGCTGCAAAGCCTACTATCAACTGGCATTTCGAGTCGATGCCTGATGAAACACACGCAACTATCTACCACCCGGCCGCTCTAAAAGCTTTCCGGTTCGTGTTTAAGCCGCCGGTGCAAGGTTCTGCGAAGTAG
- a CDS encoding M2 family metallopeptidase — protein MKKTFLPLLTAVSLAACAPTANTPATTTPTTVPETTASTPPAPPDYRAQAEEFLINYSKEYQRLYTQSSEAEWRSNTHIVAGDTSNSGATARANGRMAAFTGSSENIVTIKALLEHKSDLTELQIKQLQTALYNAANNPQTVADVVKRRIAAEAAQTEKLYGFDYKYEGKSVTTNDLDELLRKEKNAAKRQQVWEASKAIGPTLKDGLLNLRDLRNQTVQALGYPDYFTYQASDYGLSREEMMTLVRKINDELRPLYRELHTYARYELAKKYGQKQVPDYLPAHWLPNRWGQDWSAMVEVKGLNLDPVLAKKGAEWQVQQAERFYQSLGFPALPPVFYEKSSLYPLPKGATYKKNNHASAWHMNLDQDVRSLMSVEGNTEWYETTHHELGHIYYYLTYTNPEVPVLLRGGANRAYHEAVGSLMGLAATQKPFLTGLNLVDAKTQTDQTQTLLKEALNYAAFIPFASGVMSEWENSFYADKLPADQLNAKWWELAKKYQGIVPPTTRGEQYLDPATKTHINDDPAQYYDYALSYVILFQLHDHIAKKILKQDPHATNYYGSKEVGAFLADIMRPGASKDWQAVLKEKTGEDLSARAMVEYFQPLMAYLKQQNKGRKYTM, from the coding sequence ATGAAAAAGACCTTTTTGCCCCTTCTAACGGCTGTTTCGCTAGCGGCCTGCGCGCCTACGGCCAATACGCCTGCTACTACCACGCCTACTACTGTTCCCGAAACCACCGCTTCCACTCCGCCCGCCCCGCCAGATTACCGGGCGCAGGCCGAGGAATTCTTAATTAACTACTCCAAGGAGTACCAGCGGCTCTATACCCAATCGAGTGAGGCGGAGTGGCGCTCCAATACGCATATTGTGGCGGGCGACACCAGTAACTCGGGCGCCACAGCCCGTGCTAACGGCCGTATGGCTGCTTTTACGGGTAGCTCCGAAAATATTGTCACCATTAAGGCCCTGCTAGAGCATAAATCAGACCTTACGGAGTTGCAAATCAAGCAGCTGCAAACCGCTCTCTACAATGCCGCCAACAACCCCCAAACGGTAGCCGATGTAGTGAAACGCCGCATTGCTGCTGAAGCCGCCCAAACCGAAAAGCTCTACGGCTTCGACTACAAGTACGAAGGTAAGTCCGTCACCACCAACGACCTCGACGAACTGCTGCGCAAGGAAAAGAATGCTGCCAAGCGCCAGCAAGTATGGGAAGCCAGCAAGGCCATCGGCCCCACGCTCAAAGACGGCCTGCTTAACCTGCGCGACCTGCGCAACCAAACCGTTCAGGCCCTCGGCTACCCCGACTACTTCACCTACCAGGCCTCCGATTACGGCTTGAGTCGGGAAGAAATGATGACGCTGGTACGCAAAATCAACGACGAGTTACGCCCACTCTACCGCGAGTTGCACACGTATGCCCGCTACGAGCTAGCCAAAAAATACGGCCAGAAGCAAGTACCCGACTATTTGCCCGCACACTGGCTGCCCAACCGTTGGGGCCAAGATTGGAGTGCCATGGTGGAAGTGAAGGGCCTTAACCTCGACCCCGTACTGGCCAAAAAAGGCGCGGAGTGGCAGGTGCAGCAGGCCGAACGATTCTACCAAAGCCTCGGCTTTCCGGCGCTGCCGCCGGTGTTTTACGAGAAAAGTAGCCTCTATCCGTTGCCCAAAGGCGCCACCTATAAGAAAAACAACCATGCTTCGGCCTGGCACATGAACCTCGACCAGGACGTGCGCAGCCTAATGAGCGTGGAAGGCAACACCGAGTGGTACGAAACCACCCACCACGAACTTGGCCACATTTACTACTACCTCACCTATACTAACCCCGAGGTACCCGTGCTGCTGCGCGGTGGCGCCAACCGTGCCTACCACGAAGCTGTGGGCAGCCTCATGGGCTTGGCGGCCACCCAAAAGCCATTCCTAACCGGTCTCAACCTAGTTGATGCCAAAACGCAAACCGACCAAACCCAAACCCTGCTCAAAGAGGCCCTCAACTATGCCGCCTTCATTCCCTTTGCCTCGGGCGTGATGAGCGAGTGGGAGAACAGCTTCTACGCCGACAAGCTGCCCGCCGACCAGCTTAACGCGAAGTGGTGGGAACTCGCCAAGAAGTACCAGGGCATTGTACCACCTACCACGCGCGGCGAGCAGTACCTCGACCCCGCTACCAAAACTCACATCAACGACGACCCCGCGCAGTATTACGACTACGCCTTGTCGTACGTCATCCTGTTCCAGCTTCACGACCATATCGCCAAGAAGATCCTCAAGCAGGACCCACACGCTACCAATTACTACGGCAGCAAAGAAGTAGGAGCCTTCCTGGCCGACATCATGCGCCCCGGCGCCAGCAAAGACTGGCAAGCCGTGCTCAAAGAGAAAACCGGCGAAGACCTGTCGGCTCGCGCTATGGTAGAGTATTTCCAGCCGCTGATGGCTTATCTAAAGCAGCAGAACAAAGGGCGTAAGTACACGATGTAG